A window of Mangifera indica cultivar Alphonso chromosome 13, CATAS_Mindica_2.1, whole genome shotgun sequence contains these coding sequences:
- the LOC123194723 gene encoding uncharacterized protein LOC123194723 has translation MEGVEGSSSVAERFTVPPRRLNNEDIIFCVDVDSESLVEMKSTGINGRPLTRLDSIKQAILLFVNAKLSINPDHRFAFATLAKTTSWLRKEFSSDVESAMAAVRGLSATSSCGQADLTHLFKLAAHEAKKSRAQNRILRVLLLYCRSSVRPQHQWPVNQKSFTMDVMYLHDKPGPDNCPQEVYDALVDALEHVSEYEGYIFESGQGSARILFRQMCVLLSHPQQRCSQDDIDIPKSLTKKSPATETTNGEDSVPVSSQ, from the exons ATGGAGGGAGTAGAAGGATCAAGCTCAGTAGCAGAGCGATTCACAGTGCCGCCAAGGCGCTTAAACAACGAAGACATCATATTTTGCGTAGATGTGGACAGTGAATCTCTGGTGGAAATGAAATCAACTGGAATTAATGGGAGACCATTAACTAGATTGGATTCTATCAAGCAAGCTATTCTCCTCTTTGTTAATGCCAAGCTCTCAATCAACCCCGATCACCGATTTGCTTTTGCCACTCTCGCCAAAACCACTTCTTgg CTTCGGAAAGAGTTCAGCAGCGATGTAGAGTCAGCTATGGCTGCAGTTCGGGGGCTCTCTGCCACTTCTTCTTGTGGTCAGGCTGATCTCACCCATCTCTTTAAGTTAGCTGCTCATGAAGCTAAGAAATCTCGGGCACAAAATCGGATTCTCAGGGTG CTTCTTTTATACTGCAGATCATCCGTTAGACCACAACATCAATGGCCTGTAAACCAGAAATCATTCACTATGGATGTGATGTACCTCCATGATAAGCCTGGACCTGACAACTGCCCGCAGGAGGTCTACGATGCTCTTGTTGATGCCCTTGAACATGTGTCTGAATATGAAGGCTATATCTTTGAAAGTGGACAGGGATCAGCACGCATCCTGTTCCGTCAAATGTGTGTGCTGCTATCACACCCTCAGCAGCGTTGCTCACAGGATGATATTGACATACCCAAGTCTCTTACAAAGAAGTCACCTGCAACTGAGACAACAAACGGTGAAGATAGTGTTCCTGTATCCAGCCAGtga
- the LOC123194721 gene encoding serine hydroxymethyltransferase 3, chloroplastic: protein MQAYSGAALNGSLQQLIWAKTLPFPSQGSGMSRFPNQIKLKYMKPCRSSYIEGSLVTGKRSSSVSVPVPEIGGNGSSFVDYELSEADPEVREIINKEKERQFKSLELIASENFTSRAVMEAVGSCLTNKYSEGLPGKRYYGGNEHIDELETLCQKRALAAFHLDEKKWGVNVQPLSGSPANFEVYTAILKPHDRIMGLDLPHGGHLSHGFMTPKRRVSGTSIYFESMPYRLDESTGLVDYDMLEKTAILFRPKLIIAGASAYPRDFDYPRMREIADAVGAFLMMDMAHISGLVAASVVADPFEYCDIVTTTTHKSLRGPRGGMIFFRKDPILGVDLESAINNAVFPGLQGGPHNHTIGGLAVCLKHAQSPQFKAYQEKVVSNCRALASRLIELGYKLVSGGSDNHLVLVDLRPMGIDGARAEKILDMASITLNKNSVPRDKSALVPGGIRIGSPAMTTRGFTEKEFIAVADFIHEGVQITLEAKNLVKGSKLQDFMKFVTSSDFSLMKKVSDLRSRVEALTAQFPIPGV from the exons ATGCAGGCGTATAGTGGTGCTGCTTTGAATGGTTCTTTGCAACAGCTCATTTGGGCCAAGACTTTGCCATTTCCTTCACAAGGGTCTGGTATGAGCAGATTCCCAAatcagattaaattaaaatacatgaAGCCATGTAGATCCTCCTACATTGAAGGAAGTTTGGTTACTGGGAAGCGATCATCTTCTGTATCTGTTCCTGTACCTGAAATTGGAG GTAATGGAAGTAGCTTTGTAGACTATGAGCTTAGTGAAGCAGATCCTGAGGTGCGTGAAATTatcaataaagagaaagagaggcAGTTCAAGAGCCTTGAACTTATTGCTTCAGAGAATTTTACATCCCGGGCAGTGATGGAAGCAGTTGGTTCATGCCTGACAAACAAATATTCTGAAGGGTTGCCTGGTAAAAG ATATTATGGTGGTAATGAGCACATCGATGAGCTTGAAACCCTTTGTCAGAAAAGGGCTTTGGCAGCATTTCATTTGGATGAAAAGAAGTGGGGTGTTAATGTTCAGCCATTGTCAGGTTCTCCTGCGAATTTTGAGGTTTACACTGCAATTCTAAAGCCACATGATCGAATAATG GGTTTGGACTTACCTCATGGTGGACATTTGTCTCATGGGTTCATGACTCCTAAAAGGCGGGTTTCTGGCActtcaatttattttgaatctaTGCCTTATCGACTTGATGAGTCCACAG GACTTGTTGATTATGATATGCTTGAGAAAACGGCTATTCTCTTTCGACCAAAACTAATTATTGCTGGTGCTAGTGCATATCCTCGAGATTTTGATTATCCTCGCATGAGGGAG ATTGCTGATGCAGTTGGAGCTTTTCTTATGATGGATATGGCTCATATAAGTGGGCTTGTTGCTGCTTCTGTTGTCGCTGACCCCTTTGAGTATTGTGATATTGTGACAACAACAACACACAAG TCCCTGAGAGGTCCAAGAGGTGGTATGATTTTCTTTAGAAAGGATCCCATTCTTGGAGTGGATCTAGAGTCTGCCATCAATAATGCTGTTTTTCCAGGTTTACAG GGTGGCCCTCATAACCATACAATTGGGGGCCTTGCAGTTTGCTTGAAGCATGCACAGTCTCCTCAGTTCAAAGCTTACCAGGAAAAG GTGGTCTCTAATTGCAGAGCTCTTGCAAGCCGATTGATTGAATTAGGCTACAAGTTGGTTTCAGGCGGAAGTGACAATCACCTGGTTCTTGTAGATCTGAGGCCAATG GGTATCGATGGGGCTCGGGCCGAGAAAATTCTTGACATGGCTTCAATCACCCTCAACAAAAATTCAGTGCCAC GTGATAAGAGTGCCCTAGTCCCCGGTGGCATTCGCATAGGATCACCTGCAATGACTACCAGAGGATTTACGGAGAAAGAATTCATAGCAGTTGCTGACTTTATTCATGAGGGTGTGCAAATAACCCTTGAAGCTAAAAATTTGGTTAAAGGATCAAAGCTCCAAGATTTCATGAAATTCGTAACATCATCGGATTTCTCCTTGATGAAGAAGGTGTCGGATCTTCGTAGCAGAGTTGAAGCTCTTACAGCACAGTTTCCGATTCCTGGAGTATAA
- the LOC123194722 gene encoding PITH domain-containing protein 1, translating into MACLHDHSCEDHDCSSDWSLYKHIDLSKVSALNEAVPGSVKSVFKPWEQRLNSSGEHLESNDGDPELLVYIPFTSDVKIKSISIVGGADGTSPSKMRVFINRDGIDFSDAQGMQAVQEWDLVENLQGVLEFQTRYSKFQSVANITLHFPDNFGGDTTQIHYIGLKGEATQLKRDVVATIVYELMPNPSDHKTKAETGGGMSHVE; encoded by the exons ATGGCCTGTTTACATGATCATAGTTGTGAAGATCATGATTGTTCTTCTGATTGGTCTCTCTACAAGCACATAGACCTCTCCAAG GTATCTGCATTGAATGAGGCCGTTCCAGGAAGTGTTAAGTCTGTTTTTAAACCATGGGAGCAACGTCTAAATTCTTCTGGG GAACACCTGGAAAGTAATGATGGTGATCCAGAGTTACTTGTTTATATTCC ATTTACATCAGATGTTAAGATCAAGAGCATTTCAATTGTTGGTGGTGCTGATGGAACAAGTCCTTCCAAGATGAGAGT GTTCATCAATCGGGATGGAATTGACTTCTCAGATGCACAAGGTATGCAGGCTGTTCAG GAGTGGGATTTGGTTGAAAATCTGCAAGGAGTGTTGGAGTTCCAGACAAG ATATTCCAAATTTCAAAGCGTGGCAAATATTACATTACACTTCCCTGATAATTTTGGAGGTGACACAACTCAGATACACTACATTGGCTTGAAAGGTGAAGCCACCCAG TTGAAAAGGGATGTTGTTGCAACAATTGTTTATGAACTGATGCCAAATCCTTCCGATCACAA GACAAAGGCTGAAACTGGTGGGGGCATGTCTCATGTCGAGTGA